Proteins from one Embleya scabrispora genomic window:
- a CDS encoding ABC transporter substrate-binding protein, protein MTPAHTVGLNRRGFLGLAALAAAGGTGVLTACSGSSGTKRVADRHRDGILRIGVASAPSSLNPLDSGSEITRWIAEPIMESLYRYDGTLASVPLLADGEPQISEDGLAWTIRLRQGVLWHNGTPFTADDVVATLAHMLDLSAGSEWITYMLGYLSRFEKVDEHTVRIVLSKPYGLLRSHLTNLPITHRDFVARKDTMMGTGPYRLDTFVAGQSFTLSRFDRYHGGQYPAGSAPAFAGMQYTVFTDANTRVLSLRQGKVDLITAPSFATFDTIRKDRSLALVLTEAPLDVLSYVMMRKEPFSDPDFRKAVALSMDRQGVLQRVYGGEGTIGQGPIGPAELGWDAAFAPFAPAPDLARARELLARARTGKRSFTVTIGTNQGIRDVAQVLVAGWKQVGLDVTIEQLAGGPWSNKWLSRDYDMLMNTFSSGFTSGPANYLTLAPAGSTNVLSCGYANPEVDRLIDTVWQTSNDAERVAALSRVDRLLAEDAVITPPVYPKLALAQRAELSPLDPTMLRISRLDPHHLRFV, encoded by the coding sequence GTGACCCCGGCGCACACAGTCGGCCTGAACCGTCGAGGCTTTCTCGGCCTCGCGGCGCTCGCGGCGGCCGGCGGCACCGGCGTGCTCACCGCGTGTTCCGGCTCCTCGGGCACCAAGCGGGTGGCCGACCGGCACAGGGACGGCATCCTGCGGATCGGCGTCGCCTCCGCGCCCAGCAGCCTCAATCCGCTCGACTCCGGGTCGGAGATCACCCGCTGGATCGCCGAGCCGATCATGGAGAGCCTGTACCGCTACGACGGCACCCTCGCCTCGGTGCCACTGCTCGCCGACGGCGAACCGCAGATCAGCGAGGACGGGCTGGCCTGGACCATCCGGCTGCGTCAGGGGGTGCTCTGGCACAACGGCACGCCGTTCACCGCCGACGACGTGGTGGCCACCCTCGCGCACATGCTCGACCTGTCGGCCGGCAGCGAGTGGATCACCTACATGCTCGGCTACCTCTCCCGGTTCGAGAAGGTCGACGAGCACACCGTGCGGATCGTGCTGAGCAAGCCGTACGGCCTGCTGCGCTCGCATCTGACCAACCTGCCGATCACCCACCGCGACTTCGTGGCCCGCAAGGACACGATGATGGGCACCGGCCCGTACCGGCTCGACACCTTCGTGGCCGGCCAGAGCTTCACCCTGTCCCGTTTCGACCGCTACCACGGTGGCCAGTACCCGGCCGGCTCCGCGCCCGCGTTCGCCGGCATGCAGTACACCGTGTTCACCGACGCCAACACGCGCGTGCTGAGCCTGCGTCAGGGCAAGGTGGATCTGATCACCGCGCCGTCCTTCGCCACCTTCGACACCATCCGCAAGGACCGCTCGCTCGCGCTGGTGCTCACCGAGGCGCCGTTGGACGTGCTCAGCTACGTGATGATGCGCAAGGAGCCGTTCAGCGACCCGGACTTCCGCAAGGCGGTCGCGCTGTCGATGGACCGCCAGGGCGTGTTGCAGCGGGTGTACGGCGGCGAGGGCACCATCGGACAGGGTCCGATCGGGCCCGCCGAACTCGGCTGGGACGCCGCGTTCGCCCCGTTCGCGCCCGCGCCCGACCTCGCCCGCGCCCGCGAACTGCTGGCCCGGGCCAGGACCGGCAAGCGCTCGTTCACCGTGACCATCGGTACCAACCAGGGCATCCGCGACGTCGCCCAGGTGCTGGTCGCCGGCTGGAAGCAGGTCGGACTCGACGTGACCATCGAGCAGTTGGCCGGCGGTCCCTGGTCGAACAAGTGGCTCTCGCGCGACTACGACATGCTGATGAACACCTTCTCCTCCGGGTTCACCTCCGGCCCGGCGAACTACCTCACGCTCGCCCCCGCCGGGTCCACCAACGTGCTCTCCTGCGGCTACGCCAACCCCGAGGTGGACCGGCTGATCGACACCGTCTGGCAGACCTCGAACGACGCCGAGCGGGTGGCCGCGCTGTCCCGGGTGGACCGACTGCTCGCGGAGGACGCGGTGATCACCCCGCCGGTCTACCCCAAGCTCGCGCTCGCCCAGCGCGCCGAGTTGTCCCCGCTCGACCCCACGATGTTGCGGATCAGCCGGCTCGACCCGCACCACCTGCGGTTCGTGTGA